From one Peptoniphilaceae bacterium AMB_02 genomic stretch:
- a CDS encoding AraC family transcriptional regulator — translation MDTIVNLNNALAYIEDHLTEDIDYYEVSKIAICSEYHFKRMFSFLAGISLSEYIRRRRLSLAALDLKDKNLRIIDVAVKYGYNSADSFSRAFYNLHGILPSDARFENTKLKAYPRMTFQISIKGGCEMNYRIVEKGPFMLVGFKRRVPIVFGGINPEIAKMTELLTPEVVMQLKEISNVEPKGIISASINFSEDRMQETGELDHYIGVLASNTELADYDVLKINACTWAVFESIGPFPETLQNVWGRIYSEWLPSSGYEVIEGPEILWNESPNTENSDYRSEIWIPVKKKDS, via the coding sequence ATGGATACAATAGTTAACCTGAATAACGCATTGGCTTATATTGAAGATCACTTAACAGAAGATATTGATTATTATGAAGTATCTAAAATTGCTATCTGTTCAGAGTATCATTTTAAGCGTATGTTTTCATTTTTAGCAGGTATAAGCTTATCTGAATACATTCGGAGAAGAAGACTGTCGTTGGCTGCACTTGATTTAAAAGATAAAAATTTAAGAATAATTGATGTAGCTGTCAAATATGGTTATAATTCTGCGGATTCATTCTCACGTGCTTTTTATAATTTGCATGGGATTCTCCCTTCTGATGCAAGATTTGAGAATACAAAATTAAAAGCTTATCCTCGAATGACCTTTCAAATATCAATCAAAGGAGGATGTGAAATGAATTATCGTATAGTAGAAAAAGGACCTTTTATGTTAGTTGGTTTTAAAAGGAGAGTTCCAATTGTTTTTGGTGGCATTAATCCAGAGATTGCAAAAATGACAGAATTATTAACACCAGAAGTCGTTATGCAATTAAAAGAAATCTCAAATGTAGAACCAAAAGGAATCATCAGTGCTTCTATTAATTTTTCAGAAGATAGAATGCAAGAAACTGGTGAGTTGGATCATTATATCGGAGTTTTGGCTTCAAATACTGAATTAGCAGATTATGATGTATTAAAAATTAATGCTTGCACTTGGGCAGTATTTGAGTCGATCGGACCATTCCCTGAAACTCTTCAGAATGTATGGGGAAGAATATACTCAGAGTGGCTTCCGTCTTCAGGTTATGAAGTAATAGAAGGACCTGAAATATTGTGGAACGAGAGTCCTAATACAGAAAATTCAGACTACCGTAGTGAAATTTGGATTCCAGTAAAGAAAAAGGATTCTTAA
- a CDS encoding recombinase family protein, whose amino-acid sequence MMKKVEVIKGEGLLNGRRNGIEINLKRVAAYCRVSTDSEDQLQSYHSQVNYYTELINENPDWTMAGVYADEAITGTQIDKRLDFQRLINDCMNGDIDMVITKSISRFARNTLDTLKYVRRLKEINVAVFFEEENINTLTMDGELLLVILSSVAQQEVENISANVKKGLKMKMQRGELVGFHGCLGYDYDSENKTISINEDEAQIVKYIFKRYLEGAGGSVICSELENLGYRSPRGSSKWSATTVLGIIKNEKYKGDLLMGKTFTLDPITKRRLENFGEEDKFYIKDHHEGIVSEEDFDKVQAIRLRRAKNRNTVGSKNGKRDKFSREYAFSCLLECGFCGSNLSRRSWHSNSQYKKTIWQCVRGTKKGKKFCPNSKGIEEIAIEKAFLESYRQLTSNNKDIVNGFLELVEASLNDKSLEKNIKKLDREVAHLLNKQNSLVDLRLEEKIDEDLYEEKYIALQKEYLEKNKDKEALEYSLENNNEIKSRMKIFKTMLERKEILKEFDRYVFESIVEKVIVGEIDENGNVDPYKLTFVYKTGFKDGLNGEDFKSPRKNAKKKTIGKDSAELSSYTNNHLDKSCSHTSDVTCGDDSVATKSGCVRILHFKQFHKRFFFIDDTMGGYKKIQ is encoded by the coding sequence ATTATGAAGAAGGTAGAAGTAATAAAAGGGGAAGGTCTTTTAAACGGTAGAAGAAATGGAATAGAGATAAATTTAAAAAGAGTGGCAGCCTATTGTAGGGTTAGTACCGATAGTGAAGATCAGCTTCAAAGTTATCATTCCCAAGTAAACTATTATACAGAATTGATCAATGAAAATCCTGACTGGACCATGGCTGGGGTCTATGCTGATGAAGCTATTACTGGCACTCAAATAGATAAAAGACTTGATTTTCAAAGACTGATAAATGATTGCATGAATGGAGATATAGATATGGTAATTACAAAATCTATATCTAGATTCGCTAGAAATACTTTAGATACACTAAAGTATGTGAGACGCTTAAAAGAAATCAATGTAGCAGTATTTTTTGAAGAAGAAAATATTAATACATTAACCATGGATGGAGAATTACTTTTAGTTATACTTAGCTCTGTTGCCCAGCAAGAGGTGGAAAACATTTCTGCCAATGTTAAGAAAGGCTTAAAGATGAAAATGCAAAGAGGGGAACTAGTAGGCTTTCATGGTTGTCTAGGTTATGATTATGATAGTGAGAATAAAACTATATCCATAAATGAAGATGAAGCCCAGATAGTAAAGTATATCTTTAAGAGATACTTAGAAGGAGCAGGGGGAAGTGTAATATGCAGTGAGTTAGAAAACCTTGGATACAGATCTCCTAGAGGCTCTAGTAAGTGGTCAGCCACCACTGTACTGGGAATTATAAAAAATGAAAAATATAAGGGAGATCTTTTAATGGGAAAGACCTTTACCCTAGATCCTATTACTAAAAGAAGACTAGAAAACTTTGGTGAAGAAGATAAGTTTTATATAAAAGACCACCATGAAGGGATTGTAAGTGAAGAGGACTTTGATAAAGTTCAAGCTATTAGACTTAGAAGGGCTAAGAATAGAAATACTGTAGGCTCAAAGAATGGAAAAAGAGACAAATTCAGTAGGGAATATGCTTTTTCCTGCCTATTAGAATGTGGCTTCTGTGGTTCGAATTTATCTAGAAGGTCCTGGCATAGTAATTCCCAATACAAGAAGACCATTTGGCAATGTGTAAGAGGAACTAAGAAGGGGAAAAAGTTTTGCCCTAATTCTAAGGGTATAGAGGAAATAGCAATAGAGAAAGCCTTTCTAGAGAGCTATAGGCAGCTTACCTCAAATAATAAGGATATTGTAAATGGATTTCTAGAGTTAGTTGAAGCTAGCCTAAATGATAAAAGTCTTGAGAAAAACATTAAAAAGCTAGATAGGGAAGTAGCCCATCTTTTAAATAAGCAAAATTCTTTAGTAGATTTAAGACTAGAAGAAAAAATAGACGAAGATCTATATGAAGAAAAGTATATAGCTCTTCAGAAGGAGTATTTAGAAAAGAATAAGGACAAAGAAGCCTTAGAATATAGCCTAGAAAATAATAATGAAATAAAGAGTAGGATGAAGATTTTTAAAACCATGCTGGAAAGAAAGGAAATTTTAAAAGAGTTTGATAGGTATGTATTTGAAAGTATTGTAGAGAAGGTAATTGTTGGAGAAATAGATGAAAACGGGAATGTAGATCCATATAAGCTTACCTTTGTATATAAGACTGGCTTTAAAGATGGATTAAATGGAGAAGACTTTAAATCTCCTAGAAAAAATGCAAAGAAAAAAACTATAGGGAAAGACTCTGCTGAATTGTCTTCCTATACTAATAACCACTTAGACAAATCATGTTCCCATACTAGTGATGTCACATGTGGAGACGATAGCGTTGCTACAAAGAGTGGGTGCGTAAGAATCCTCCATTTCAAGCAGTTTCACAAGCGTTTCTTCTTTATTGATGATACCATGGGAGGGTACAAAAAAATCCAATAA
- a CDS encoding IS256 family transposase: protein MARRKKLSEGKKEIISYLINEYEIESAKDIHDAIKDLLGDTIESMLEAEMEHHLGYETNQRSDNENSRNGYKTKRIRSSMGESEISVPQDRDSSFEPQIVKKRQKDISEIENKVIGMYARGLSTRQISEQIYDIYGFEVSDGLVSDITDKILPEIEDWQKRPLSETYPVVFIDAIHFSVKEEGLISKKAAYIILGINEDGLKEVLGIYVGQNESSKYWLGVLNSLKNRGVKDIYIICSDGLIGIEESISAAYPKAEWQTCIVHMVRNTLKYVSYKDRKQFANDLKTIYHAPDEEVANKNRLKVAEAWDKKYPGSMDRWEREWNSITPIFKYSKEVRKIIYTTNAIESLNSSYRRLNRNRSVFPSATSLMKALYLATNIIAKKWNIPLRSWGSIVGELRIMHDLEN from the coding sequence ATGGCAAGAAGAAAAAAATTAAGTGAAGGAAAAAAAGAAATCATATCTTATCTAATCAATGAGTATGAAATTGAGTCGGCAAAGGACATACATGATGCTATTAAGGATTTACTAGGAGATACTATAGAAAGCATGTTAGAAGCCGAAATGGAGCACCATTTAGGATATGAAACAAACCAAAGAAGTGACAATGAAAACTCTAGAAATGGATACAAAACTAAAAGAATACGATCAAGTATGGGTGAATCTGAAATATCAGTACCTCAAGATAGAGACTCAAGCTTTGAACCTCAAATTGTAAAAAAGAGACAAAAAGACATATCTGAGATAGAAAATAAGGTAATAGGAATGTATGCAAGAGGTTTGAGTACTAGACAAATATCTGAACAAATCTATGATATCTATGGATTTGAAGTTAGTGATGGACTGGTTTCAGACATAACCGACAAAATTCTGCCGGAAATAGAAGACTGGCAAAAAAGACCACTGTCAGAGACTTATCCTGTAGTGTTCATTGATGCTATTCACTTTTCTGTTAAAGAAGAGGGTTTAATATCAAAGAAAGCAGCATATATAATACTCGGAATAAACGAAGATGGGCTTAAAGAAGTATTAGGAATATATGTAGGACAAAACGAAAGTAGTAAATACTGGTTAGGAGTCCTAAATAGCCTAAAAAACAGAGGAGTAAAAGATATCTACATTATCTGTTCAGATGGACTAATAGGTATAGAAGAGTCCATATCAGCGGCATATCCAAAAGCTGAGTGGCAAACCTGTATAGTTCACATGGTAAGAAACACATTAAAATACGTATCGTACAAAGATAGAAAACAATTTGCAAATGATTTAAAAACAATATATCACGCACCTGACGAAGAAGTAGCAAATAAGAATCGTTTGAAAGTAGCTGAAGCATGGGATAAAAAATATCCAGGATCAATGGATAGATGGGAAAGGGAGTGGAATTCAATAACGCCAATCTTTAAGTATTCTAAGGAAGTTAGAAAAATAATATATACTACGAATGCTATAGAGAGTTTAAATAGCTCATACAGACGGTTAAACCGTAATAGATCAGTATTCCCAAGTGCTACGTCACTGATGAAAGCACTATACTTAGCTACAAATATAATTGCAAAGAAATGGAATATTCCATTAAGAAGTTGGGGATCAATAGTAGGAGAATTGAGAATAATGCATGATTTAGAGAACTAA
- a CDS encoding class I SAM-dependent methyltransferase: MNNYIKLNEDRWNNVKNDYTKPWSHEEFQKVKNNPLSVGLTVGKKVPEEWFEKSNGKKILGLACGGGQQGPAFATKGYDVTIMDFSKSQLEKDDMVATREGLKINTVQGDMTKPFPFENESFDIVFNPVSNVYIEDLENVYKEASRVLKKGGLLMVGFMNPWIYMYDADVVWDKPDEELFLKYSIPFNSRKLEEEGKIKINPEYGYEFSHTLESQIRGQLKNGLAMLDFYESCDERNRLSKYGNDYIATLCIKL; the protein is encoded by the coding sequence ATGAATAATTATATAAAATTAAATGAAGATAGATGGAACAATGTAAAAAACGACTATACTAAACCATGGTCACATGAAGAATTTCAGAAAGTTAAAAATAATCCTTTATCAGTAGGACTTACAGTTGGTAAAAAAGTTCCAGAAGAATGGTTTGAAAAATCCAATGGAAAAAAGATATTAGGATTGGCTTGTGGTGGTGGTCAACAAGGACCAGCTTTTGCTACAAAAGGTTATGATGTAACAATAATGGATTTTTCTAAATCACAATTAGAAAAAGATGATATGGTTGCTACTAGGGAAGGATTGAAAATCAATACAGTTCAAGGAGATATGACTAAACCATTTCCATTTGAGAATGAAAGCTTTGATATAGTTTTTAATCCAGTTTCAAATGTTTATATTGAGGATTTAGAAAATGTGTATAAGGAGGCTTCAAGGGTATTGAAAAAAGGTGGTTTATTAATGGTAGGTTTCATGAACCCATGGATTTATATGTATGATGCCGACGTTGTGTGGGATAAACCTGATGAAGAATTATTTTTAAAGTATTCAATACCATTTAATTCTAGAAAACTAGAGGAAGAAGGTAAGATAAAAATAAATCCAGAATATGGATATGAATTTAGTCATACCTTAGAATCTCAAATTAGAGGACAACTTAAAAATGGTCTTGCTATGCTAGATTTTTATGAATCATGTGATGAAAGAAATAGATTGTCAAAATATGGAAATGACTACATAGCTACTCTTTGTATTAAGCTTTAG